In the genome of Calothrix sp. PCC 6303, the window ATGGACATCCTGCCTGTCTTTGAGAATCTGCAAAACGGACTTATTACTTGTTACTTATTACTTGTTTTAATTAGAAATCACTAGCGGTAAAATTAGTGCGGCAACAATTCCCACCAGCACAATTATCTCAGCAACCGTCAGAGGAAGATTATTGTGGAGGGAGTGATTGATTCCTCCAGCAAAATTAACTGATGAATTACTGAACCAATTACGCAAACGGGTAGACCATTTTTGCGGACTATCTTCTGGACGTATTTTCCCCGAAAAGATGGAAATTAATAACTGTAAACCACCCACTTTGCTAGACATTAAAATGTGAATTGCCAAACAGCAAACTATTACCACCCAAGCAGTTAGATGCAGGTAGTACCAAGTGTGATTTAACTGTCCTGTAGGCAACCATTCTTCTTTCATCATTCTGCCAGACAACACTGCCAAAGCTCCAGATATTAGCATCAGCGTATTCGCAATTCTTTGTAAACTAACCCACCAAATTGGTTTATTAATCTCAGTTAGCTTTTGGAAGGAATCTTTTTGTAGCAGTCTTTTATTGCCTGCATGAAAGCTATAGAGAGCAAACACTGGGAAAATAACAAAGAAAAAGACTGCAAATGTTCCATGAACATCGATAATTGAGTCAACCGAAGGGATTGGTAGCTTCCCGAATCTACCATCGAAGGTATTGTAGACTAAAAAGCCTGTGATCATGGCAGCGATCGCTAAAATTCCGCTAACAGCATGAAGAATTTTTAACAACAAAGGTTGATAGGGTGCAGAACTTGGCATGAGGGATTATCTCAGTGGTTATTTTGAGCAGTGTTGCAAAAATACTATCTTACATTACGGCTGTAGTGATTTTTATGTTCCCGACACCCTGGAAGGGTGCGCTATAGAAACAAAGGCTGCCTCCGCAGCCTATAAAGATTTCACTTACCGCAGGCTACTATATGGGAAGCTACTGTGCATCTAAGTTTTGATGCGATTTAGGCTTTTCCCAGTGTAACCACTGCATTTTGTCCACCAAAACCAAAACTAAAACACATCATTTGATTAATTCTGGTTTCAAGATTCTCTCTGACAAAATTTAAACTGAATTCTGGCTCCTTCAAGCCTACACAAGATGGTAATATTTGTTGCTTTAATGCCATCAATGAAAAAGCTACACTTAAAGCCCCAGATGCTCCAATTGTATGTCCTGTAGCGCCTTTTGTTGAGATTATAGGAACAGATTCAGGAAATAACTTCTGTATTAATAAACTCTCAAACTGATCATTTAACACAGTACCAGTTCCGTGGGCATGAATGGCATCAATATCAGAAAAGCTGATTTGACTGCGTTGTAAACATTGCTTAATGGCAGATTCGGCGCTTTTTCCACTCGGTTCCGGTGAATTGGGGTGATGTGCATCCGCAGTTAAACCAAAACCGAGAATTTCACCGTAAATATTGGCACCTCTGCGGATTGCTGCTGTTTTCGATTCTAGAACAAATACTGCTCCACCCTCACCCAATACTAAACCTTCACGGTGTTGATCAAAAGGGTATGCACCCGTTTTGGCTAAAGCACCCATTTGTTGAAATCCGGTAATAGTTAGAGGTGTAATTGGTGCTTCCACCGCACCAGCGATCGCATATTCGCATTGTCCACTATTAATTAAGGAAAATGCCTGAAAAAGTGACCAAATTCCCGTTGCACATGCAGCCATTGGAGCCAATACTATCCCAGTTGATCCTATTTGTCGCGCAGATGCGATCGCATTCATATGGGGAAGGTGATTCATCCATTCTTCCTGACTTTGAATCCCCTGCGCCATTTGTTCCCAAACACCTTGGAAACCTCGACTAGAACCAATTACCACCCCACAATCTTCTAGAGGTTCACTTAATCCCGCATCTTGGAGAGCAGATGCGACAACCTGCCAAGTGATTTTTTTTACATCTGCTGGTTCATATCCAATCATTCCCAAAGGACGAGGCGCTAATTGGGGGAAAGGCTGATGTAACTTGATTCCAGACTTCCCTGCAATCAATTGTTTCCAACTATCTTGAAGATTATTACCGAGGCAGGAAACAAAACCAATACCAGTCACAACAACCTGAATCATACAAACCAAAGTTAAAAGTTATGAATTAGGAGTAAGCTTAGCCAAGTCGCAGCTTCGGCTTCCTCAGCTTAAAAAAACTCCTCCCTCATAACTCCTAACCTTTTATCTAATTTCCGCCATTCTTCAGGTTTTCTGCACCTTCAGTCACCTTTGCTGATTCTACGCGATCGCCTTGCTTGATTTTGTCAACAACTTCGTCCATTCCCGAAGTCACCTTTCCAAAAACCGCATAGCTGCCATCAAGGAACTGTAAATCAGCCAACGCAAAGTAAAATTGGGCTGAAGCAGAATCAGGTGCTTGGGATCTTGCCATGGCAATTACACCGCGTTTGTGGGGCAATTCTGGAGCTTCTTTGATAGTTTTACTATAAGTTGGTTCACTAGCACCCTTGGCTTTAATCTCCAAAGGAACATAGCGAGCTTTACCGGTTTTTGGATTCACAAAACTTCCACTACCCAACGCTTGGGGTGGAACTTTGGGATCTTTACTTTGAGGATCTCCACCTTGAGCAACAAAGGGATTCTCTGGTGGATTACTTTGGGGTCCAATCACACGATGGAAAGACACCCCATCATATACACCCCTTTGCACCAAATCCACAAAATTACCTGCCGAAATTGGTGCATTAGTTCCATCAACCTCGATGGTGATGGGTGAACCATTTACAGTCATGACAACTGTAGCTTTGCCTTCAAGTTTTGGTAAATCGTTCATTCCAGAAGCTCTCTCACTCGCATTA includes:
- a CDS encoding cytochrome b/b6 domain-containing protein codes for the protein MPSSAPYQPLLLKILHAVSGILAIAAMITGFLVYNTFDGRFGKLPIPSVDSIIDVHGTFAVFFFVIFPVFALYSFHAGNKRLLQKDSFQKLTEINKPIWWVSLQRIANTLMLISGALAVLSGRMMKEEWLPTGQLNHTWYYLHLTAWVVIVCCLAIHILMSSKVGGLQLLISIFSGKIRPEDSPQKWSTRLRNWFSNSSVNFAGGINHSLHNNLPLTVAEIIVLVGIVAALILPLVISN
- a CDS encoding beta-ketoacyl-ACP synthase — translated: MIQVVVTGIGFVSCLGNNLQDSWKQLIAGKSGIKLHQPFPQLAPRPLGMIGYEPADVKKITWQVVASALQDAGLSEPLEDCGVVIGSSRGFQGVWEQMAQGIQSQEEWMNHLPHMNAIASARQIGSTGIVLAPMAACATGIWSLFQAFSLINSGQCEYAIAGAVEAPITPLTITGFQQMGALAKTGAYPFDQHREGLVLGEGGAVFVLESKTAAIRRGANIYGEILGFGLTADAHHPNSPEPSGKSAESAIKQCLQRSQISFSDIDAIHAHGTGTVLNDQFESLLIQKLFPESVPIISTKGATGHTIGASGALSVAFSLMALKQQILPSCVGLKEPEFSLNFVRENLETRINQMMCFSFGFGGQNAVVTLGKA
- a CDS encoding peptidylprolyl isomerase; this encodes MRFKIHQTLIAFLFIGSLLLSGCSAVTNASERASGMNDLPKLEGKATVVMTVNGSPITIEVDGTNAPISAGNFVDLVQRGVYDGVSFHRVIGPQSNPPENPFVAQGGDPQSKDPKVPPQALGSGSFVNPKTGKARYVPLEIKAKGASEPTYSKTIKEAPELPHKRGVIAMARSQAPDSASAQFYFALADLQFLDGSYAVFGKVTSGMDEVVDKIKQGDRVESAKVTEGAENLKNGGN